Proteins from a single region of bacterium:
- the nth gene encoding endonuclease III, which yields MTPRKGATPVKEVLAFLSRAYPGAQVLLDYRNPFELLVATVLAAQCTDERVNRVTPRLFRSWPGPSALANASQADIEEAVLSTGFYRNKAKAIRELSAVLVERHDGRVPRTMGELTALPGVGRKTASILLGACFGLPALPVDTHVGRVSFRIGWTASKDPVRIEEDLARAIPPGKWWEFATRLGWHGRQVCVARKPRCPECGLAAVCPKQGV from the coding sequence GTGACCCCCCGGAAGGGAGCGACGCCGGTAAAAGAGGTCCTCGCCTTTCTCTCGAGGGCATACCCCGGGGCGCAAGTCCTCCTCGACTACCGCAATCCGTTCGAACTGCTTGTGGCGACCGTTCTCGCCGCACAGTGCACGGACGAGCGGGTGAACCGCGTGACCCCGCGGCTGTTCCGGTCCTGGCCCGGTCCATCCGCCCTCGCGAACGCAAGCCAGGCGGATATCGAGGAGGCGGTTCTCTCCACCGGCTTCTACCGGAACAAGGCGAAAGCGATCCGGGAACTGTCCGCCGTCCTGGTGGAACGACATGACGGACGCGTTCCGCGAACGATGGGAGAGTTGACGGCTCTTCCCGGCGTAGGCAGGAAGACCGCCTCGATCCTCCTCGGCGCCTGCTTCGGGCTCCCCGCGCTCCCCGTGGACACCCACGTCGGGCGGGTTTCGTTCCGGATCGGATGGACCGCGTCGAAGGACCCCGTCCGGATCGAAGAGGACCTTGCAAGAGCGATCCCGCCCGGGAAGTGGTGGGAGTTCGCCACGCGCCTCGGGTGGCACGGACGACAAGTATGCGTCGCCCGCAAGCCCCGGTGCCCGGAGTGCGGCCTCGCCGCCGTCTGCCCAAAGCAAGGGGTGTGA
- a CDS encoding isoprenylcysteine carboxylmethyltransferase family protein, producing MQYGQFTETSIPVYHGPVNPVKVIAAWGAFALFHSLTVSERYERCARGFLGDVRFDAYHRLLFTLYTAAATAAALLYVRSLPDLPFYHLEGWIRVVFHGVQILGAGLLLWTPWDLKEFVGLRQWERHRNGERQAPDRNERLFTGKAYGVVRHPLYLGCSLLLAFHPTQTWNSAATVAAVIAYFYIGTFLEERRLVRQFGEAYREYQRRVPRFLPLPRRGHISYEHRKERKGG from the coding sequence TTGCAGTACGGGCAATTCACGGAAACCAGTATACCGGTGTACCATGGGCCCGTGAACCCGGTGAAGGTGATCGCTGCCTGGGGAGCGTTCGCGCTCTTCCATAGCCTGACGGTTTCGGAGCGGTACGAGCGGTGCGCCCGCGGATTTCTCGGCGACGTCCGATTCGACGCGTACCATCGGCTTCTCTTTACGCTCTACACCGCCGCCGCCACGGCCGCGGCGCTCCTGTACGTGCGCTCTCTCCCGGACCTTCCCTTTTACCACCTCGAAGGATGGATCCGCGTCGTTTTCCACGGCGTGCAGATCCTCGGTGCGGGCCTGCTCCTTTGGACGCCGTGGGACCTGAAGGAGTTCGTCGGCCTGCGTCAGTGGGAGCGGCATCGGAACGGAGAACGGCAGGCGCCGGACCGCAACGAGCGCCTCTTCACCGGAAAAGCATACGGAGTGGTGCGACACCCGCTCTATCTCGGCTGCTCGCTGCTCCTCGCCTTCCACCCGACCCAGACGTGGAACAGCGCCGCCACGGTGGCGGCCGTCATCGCCTACTTCTACATCGGGACCTTTCTCGAGGAGCGCCGTCTCGTGCGCCAATTCGGCGAAGCGTACCGGGAGTACCAACGCCGCGTCCCGCGGTTCCTGCCGCTCCCACGCAGAGGCCATATATCATATGAACATCGGAAGGAACGGAAGGGAGGGTGA
- a CDS encoding rhomboid family intramembrane serine protease, which translates to MNCPYCKIPSMVAAASGEVEVDRCRTCGAAWFDPGEIRELTEGRLPDGKDSPSAGDPVFPPREERRAALQRAWGEAAGRSCPRCGEPLRPFDFELTGVPVFRCGRCGGMLVSRRSATILSARYKFQRDHAALYAALGASMAEEVRGRMNRRLGPDVGEVRVGEIPVPVLVPLADRATPGSRPPLVVYGILLLTVLLVLLSWIGAGGMDGLPGRLALPSGTGFSGVPKFALLLTPFLSGGIVPLGVGCLFLFVLGDNVEDRLGRVPFLLFFLFCGAVAGAAHVLWGKAGMPAALGSAGAVAGVLGAYLVFFPDVPIDMYGMGRVITVPAYLFACAWAVSVFLWGWGPGPLSALLNPAPYSLPGHLAGFGTGAACAALWRSVE; encoded by the coding sequence GTGAATTGCCCGTACTGCAAGATCCCTTCGATGGTCGCCGCGGCGTCCGGAGAGGTGGAGGTCGACCGGTGCCGCACCTGCGGGGCGGCATGGTTCGATCCCGGCGAGATCCGCGAGCTGACGGAGGGGCGACTTCCCGACGGAAAAGATTCCCCGTCCGCGGGCGATCCCGTCTTTCCACCGAGGGAGGAAAGGAGAGCCGCACTGCAGCGCGCCTGGGGCGAGGCCGCGGGACGTTCCTGCCCGCGGTGCGGCGAGCCTCTTCGCCCCTTCGACTTCGAGCTCACCGGGGTACCGGTTTTCCGATGCGGCCGATGCGGCGGGATGCTCGTCTCGCGTCGATCCGCGACGATCTTGTCCGCCAGATACAAGTTCCAGCGCGACCACGCGGCGCTCTACGCGGCCCTCGGGGCGTCGATGGCGGAAGAAGTCCGGGGCCGGATGAACCGTCGGCTCGGCCCGGACGTCGGCGAGGTGCGTGTCGGGGAGATCCCGGTGCCGGTCCTCGTTCCCCTCGCGGACCGGGCGACTCCCGGGTCGCGTCCCCCCCTGGTGGTGTACGGGATTCTCCTGCTCACCGTCCTGCTGGTCCTTCTCTCGTGGATCGGGGCCGGCGGCATGGACGGATTGCCGGGGCGCCTGGCCCTCCCTTCCGGGACGGGTTTTTCCGGAGTGCCGAAGTTCGCGCTGCTGTTGACCCCCTTCCTTTCCGGGGGGATCGTCCCGCTCGGCGTCGGGTGCCTGTTCCTCTTCGTCCTCGGGGACAACGTGGAAGATCGGCTGGGGCGGGTTCCGTTCCTGCTCTTTTTCCTCTTCTGCGGCGCCGTGGCGGGAGCGGCGCACGTCCTGTGGGGAAAAGCGGGGATGCCCGCCGCGCTCGGCTCCGCGGGCGCCGTGGCGGGGGTGCTGGGCGCCTACCTCGTTTTCTTCCCGGACGTGCCGATCGACATGTACGGGATGGGGCGGGTCATCACCGTCCCCGCCTACCTCTTCGCGTGCGCCTGGGCGGTCTCCGTCTTCCTGTGGGGGTGGGGCCCGGGGCCGCTATCGGCGCTGCTCAACCCGGCGCCGTACAGCCTTCCGGGTCACCTCGCCGGATTCGGGACGGGCGCGGCGTGCGCGGCCCTCTGGCGATCCGTGGAGTGA
- the selB gene encoding selenocysteine-specific translation elongation factor → MSKTVILGTAGHIDHGKSSLVRALTGTDPDRLKEEKERGITIELGFARLSLPSGTLAGIVDVPGHERFVRTMVAGAAGVDIVLLVIAADEGVMPQTREHLDICRLLAVRHGIVVLNKCDKAEADWMDLQEEEIRALVRGTFLEGAPIVRVSAATGDGLPELVSALDRIAAGIPGKDSSDLFRLPVDRSFSMKGFGTVVTGTVIGGTVAAGEEVAILPGGTVAKVRGLQVHGGPVERSSAGTRTAVNLQGVEKESAPRGSVVCHPGTFSPTKSAEVFVEYLPLVPKPLRHRDQVSFHAGTFSCVGRILLYGQNEIPPGGSGYGRVLLSEETVLSGGDRFILRGFSPLANFGYTIGGGAILHPKPPARRGAGKAVPEALLRLRSEDPAERVLATVEDTGAAGITPAVTAAIAGIGAERTRGILTELAAKGRIIEVPSSGKIWSRSAISEASTFCAQALSRLHDRNPERAGFPREEIASLFPTPPDPGFLSLALEGNAAISREGELRFLPARKPKAVELGSPLARKIVEFLRAAGDTAPGRTELLEAVKTVSADPRAVEKVIDGLARAGEIVRVKELLFDGASLRGIQEKLLAFLAKRGEITVPEFKEMTGLSRKYIIPLLEHFDATKVTLRVGDKRVPRKK, encoded by the coding sequence ATGTCGAAAACCGTGATCCTCGGGACGGCCGGGCACATCGACCACGGGAAGAGTTCCCTCGTGCGCGCGCTGACCGGGACCGACCCGGACCGGCTGAAGGAGGAGAAGGAGCGGGGTATCACGATCGAGCTCGGGTTCGCCCGCCTCTCCCTCCCGTCGGGAACGCTCGCCGGCATCGTCGACGTGCCGGGACACGAGCGGTTCGTCCGGACGATGGTGGCCGGCGCGGCGGGGGTGGACATCGTCCTGCTCGTCATCGCGGCGGACGAGGGGGTGATGCCGCAAACCCGTGAGCACCTCGACATCTGCCGCCTTCTCGCGGTGCGCCACGGGATCGTCGTCCTCAACAAGTGCGACAAGGCGGAGGCCGATTGGATGGACCTCCAGGAAGAGGAGATCCGCGCGCTCGTCCGGGGAACGTTCCTCGAGGGCGCGCCGATCGTCCGGGTTTCCGCCGCAACCGGCGACGGTCTTCCGGAACTGGTTTCCGCCCTCGACCGGATCGCCGCGGGGATCCCGGGGAAGGACTCGTCCGACCTGTTCCGTCTCCCCGTGGACCGCTCCTTCTCGATGAAGGGATTCGGCACCGTGGTCACGGGAACGGTGATCGGAGGGACCGTCGCGGCGGGCGAGGAGGTGGCGATCCTGCCGGGGGGAACGGTCGCGAAGGTGCGCGGGCTGCAGGTCCACGGCGGGCCGGTGGAACGATCGTCCGCGGGGACCCGAACCGCGGTCAACCTGCAGGGTGTGGAGAAGGAGAGCGCCCCGCGCGGGTCGGTCGTGTGTCATCCGGGGACGTTCTCCCCGACGAAGTCCGCGGAAGTGTTCGTGGAGTATCTTCCCCTGGTCCCCAAGCCGCTGCGCCACCGGGACCAGGTTTCCTTCCACGCGGGGACCTTCTCCTGCGTCGGGAGGATCCTCCTCTACGGACAGAACGAGATCCCTCCGGGAGGGTCGGGGTACGGCCGTGTGCTCCTCTCCGAGGAGACGGTCCTCTCGGGGGGCGACCGGTTCATCCTGCGGGGGTTCTCCCCCCTGGCGAATTTCGGCTACACCATCGGCGGCGGGGCAATCCTGCATCCGAAACCCCCCGCCCGAAGGGGAGCCGGGAAAGCGGTTCCGGAGGCCCTTCTCCGGTTGCGCTCCGAGGATCCCGCGGAGCGCGTCCTGGCCACGGTGGAGGACACCGGCGCGGCGGGCATCACCCCTGCGGTCACGGCGGCCATCGCGGGGATCGGGGCGGAGCGGACCCGGGGAATCCTCACGGAGCTCGCCGCCAAGGGGAGGATCATCGAAGTTCCCTCCTCCGGGAAAATATGGAGCCGTTCTGCCATTTCGGAGGCGTCGACCTTCTGCGCCCAGGCCTTGTCCCGATTGCACGACCGCAACCCCGAACGGGCCGGGTTCCCGCGGGAAGAGATCGCCTCCCTGTTCCCCACTCCTCCCGATCCGGGATTCCTCTCCCTCGCCCTGGAGGGGAACGCCGCCATTTCCCGCGAGGGAGAGCTCCGATTCCTCCCCGCCCGCAAGCCGAAGGCGGTGGAACTGGGGAGCCCGCTGGCCCGAAAGATCGTGGAGTTCCTCCGCGCGGCGGGCGACACCGCGCCGGGCCGCACCGAGCTCCTCGAGGCGGTCAAAACCGTATCGGCGGACCCGCGGGCGGTGGAGAAGGTGATCGACGGCCTCGCGCGGGCCGGGGAGATCGTCCGCGTGAAGGAGCTGCTCTTTGACGGTGCATCACTGCGGGGGATCCAGGAGAAGCTCCTCGCGTTTCTCGCGAAGCGGGGAGAGATCACCGTGCCGGAGTTCAAGGAGATGACGGGCCTCTCCCGGAAATACATCATCCCGCTCCTCGAGCACTTCGACGCGACGAAGGTTACCCTGCGCGTGGGCGACAAGCGGGTGCCGCGGAAAAAGTAG
- a CDS encoding HD-GYP domain-containing protein encodes MRDILSYSIGCGTMANMGDYSREESIFGFSGPAARIVAAAILLVAITVALSSLPEKSSEWLRSREMIRKLYLFPILLSAMWFGARGAASSTVFASLVCGGLVGNAWPEGVPSQVERIGEVAVFWLVGALSASFFEQQKRFIGQIEIANDNTLLALAAALDVREHNTGVHSQRVADYTLRLAKEMGIRDKNTLDVFWRGALLHDVGKIGIPDAVLLKPGPLSEEEWAVMRNHPEVGARMLREIEFLHDPSEIVRSHHERYDGAGYPRKLRGAQIPLGARLFAVIDVYDALTTERAYHTARSHTDALAKIRENLATHFDPAVVAAFAKVPFEDLLKIAKKNQTVLFYASPPVASMHQVASVLSPRP; translated from the coding sequence ATGAGAGATATCTTATCGTACTCGATCGGTTGCGGTACTATGGCGAACATGGGCGACTACTCCCGGGAAGAATCGATCTTCGGTTTTTCCGGACCGGCGGCGCGGATCGTGGCCGCCGCCATCCTCCTGGTCGCGATCACCGTCGCCCTTTCCTCCCTCCCCGAGAAATCCTCCGAGTGGCTCCGGTCCCGGGAGATGATCCGGAAGCTCTATCTCTTCCCCATCCTTCTCTCCGCGATGTGGTTCGGCGCGCGCGGCGCCGCCTCCTCCACGGTGTTCGCCTCGCTGGTGTGCGGGGGACTGGTCGGCAACGCCTGGCCGGAGGGGGTTCCCTCCCAGGTCGAGCGGATCGGGGAAGTGGCCGTCTTCTGGCTGGTGGGGGCCCTTTCGGCGAGCTTCTTCGAGCAGCAGAAACGGTTCATCGGGCAGATCGAGATTGCAAACGACAACACCCTGCTGGCCCTGGCGGCCGCACTCGACGTGCGGGAGCACAACACCGGGGTCCATTCCCAGCGGGTGGCGGACTATACGCTGCGCCTGGCGAAGGAGATGGGAATCCGGGACAAGAACACGCTCGACGTCTTCTGGCGCGGCGCCCTCCTTCACGACGTCGGGAAGATCGGCATTCCCGACGCGGTGCTGTTGAAGCCCGGGCCGCTGTCCGAGGAGGAGTGGGCGGTGATGCGGAACCACCCGGAAGTGGGAGCGCGGATGCTGCGGGAGATCGAGTTCCTGCACGACCCGTCCGAGATCGTCCGTTCCCACCACGAGCGGTACGACGGGGCGGGGTATCCCAGGAAGCTGAGAGGCGCGCAGATCCCGCTCGGGGCGCGGCTCTTCGCCGTGATCGACGTCTACGATGCCCTGACCACCGAACGGGCATACCACACTGCCCGCTCCCACACGGACGCCCTCGCCAAGATCAGGGAAAACCTGGCTACCCACTTCGACCCCGCGGTCGTTGCCGCCTTCGCGAAGGTCCCCTTCGAGGACCTGCTCAAGATCGCGAAGAAGAACCAGACCGTGCTGTTCTACGCGTCCCCGCCGGTCGCGTCGATGCACCAGGTGGCGTCCGTCCTGTCCCCCCGACCGTGA
- a CDS encoding Smr/MutS family protein, whose amino-acid sequence MPVEESIDLHAFAPRDVLSVVEEYLEAASRKRYREVRLIHGKGTGAQRAAVRALLARHPLVESYSDSPPQAGGWGATRVTLKPKRD is encoded by the coding sequence GTGCCGGTGGAGGAGAGCATCGACCTCCACGCCTTCGCGCCGAGGGACGTCCTCTCCGTCGTGGAGGAATATCTCGAAGCGGCGTCGCGGAAACGGTACCGGGAGGTGCGGCTGATCCACGGGAAGGGGACGGGAGCCCAACGCGCCGCGGTCCGCGCGCTCCTTGCCCGACACCCTCTCGTGGAGAGCTACTCGGACTCACCACCCCAGGCCGGCGGGTGGGGGGCGACGCGGGTGACGCTCAAGCCGAAGCGGGATTGA
- a CDS encoding metalloregulator ArsR/SmtB family transcription factor: MKKTSKLFKALSDETRLRILKMLEARPLCVCEIQHVLKGSQPNVSHHLKTLADAGLVDSKRDGLWIAYRITESPETPLHAAALALLRRSLKGDDRVKKDRAVVKSVNRVEIALRK; encoded by the coding sequence TTGAAGAAAACTTCGAAACTGTTCAAGGCGCTCTCCGACGAGACCCGCCTGCGGATCCTGAAAATGCTCGAGGCGAGGCCCCTGTGCGTGTGCGAAATCCAGCACGTGCTGAAGGGGTCCCAGCCGAACGTGTCCCATCACCTGAAGACGCTCGCCGACGCGGGTCTGGTCGATTCGAAGCGGGACGGCCTGTGGATCGCCTACCGGATCACCGAATCGCCCGAGACTCCGCTTCATGCCGCCGCGCTGGCGCTCCTTCGCCGCTCGCTGAAAGGGGACGACCGGGTAAAGAAGGACCGGGCCGTGGTGAAAAGCGTCAACCGGGTCGAGATCGCCCTCCGGAAGTAA
- a CDS encoding menaquinone biosynthesis decarboxylase produces MAFRDLRDYLAALEARGELKRITSEVSPELEAAEIADRAVKAGGPAILFENVRGTSVPLAMNLFGTMERMGFALGVPRLDDIAERVQEVIEPEIPTNFLDKLKMLPKLARLADFVPKTVSSAPCQEVVEKDRPSLSFLPVVKTWPGDGGPFITLPLVFTKDPKTGRRNVGMYRMHVYDETTTGMHWHVHKGGAQHYRGFRGKRERMPVAVALGGDPATIYAASAPLPEDMDEMMFAGFLRKEPVELVRCRTIDIEVPAHAEVILEGYVDPDEQRVEGPFGDHTGYYSLADRYPVFHVTCVTRRKEPIYPATIVGKPPMEDVYLGKATERIFLPLLRKIVPEVRDMNLPIEGIFHNYAFFSIDKRYPGHARKVMCAVWGLGLLMFSKFVVIFDSDVNIQDMSEALWRIGNNVDPRRDTMIVDGPVDALEHASPIPHYGSKMGIDATRKWASEGFAREWPGDIAMPREIVDLVTRRWKEYGF; encoded by the coding sequence ATGGCGTTTCGCGACCTTCGCGACTATCTTGCCGCCCTGGAAGCGCGCGGCGAGCTCAAGCGCATCACTTCGGAGGTTTCCCCGGAACTGGAGGCGGCGGAGATCGCCGATCGGGCGGTGAAGGCCGGGGGGCCGGCGATCCTCTTCGAGAACGTCCGGGGAACGTCGGTGCCGCTGGCGATGAACCTCTTCGGCACGATGGAGCGGATGGGCTTCGCGCTGGGCGTACCGCGTCTCGACGACATCGCGGAGCGTGTCCAGGAGGTGATCGAGCCGGAGATTCCCACCAATTTTCTCGATAAGCTCAAGATGCTCCCGAAGCTCGCGCGGCTCGCCGACTTCGTCCCGAAGACCGTCTCGTCCGCCCCGTGCCAGGAGGTGGTCGAGAAGGATCGCCCCTCCCTGTCGTTCCTCCCGGTGGTGAAGACGTGGCCCGGCGACGGCGGGCCGTTCATCACGCTCCCCCTGGTCTTCACGAAGGACCCGAAGACGGGCCGACGGAACGTCGGGATGTACCGGATGCACGTCTACGACGAGACGACGACGGGGATGCACTGGCACGTGCACAAGGGGGGCGCGCAGCATTACCGGGGATTCCGGGGGAAGAGGGAGCGGATGCCCGTGGCGGTCGCGCTGGGAGGCGATCCGGCGACGATCTATGCGGCCTCCGCGCCGCTGCCGGAGGACATGGACGAGATGATGTTCGCCGGATTCCTCCGGAAGGAGCCGGTGGAGCTCGTCCGCTGCAGGACGATCGACATCGAGGTGCCCGCGCACGCCGAGGTCATCCTCGAAGGGTACGTCGACCCCGACGAGCAGCGGGTCGAGGGCCCCTTCGGCGACCACACGGGGTACTACTCCCTCGCCGACCGGTACCCCGTCTTCCACGTGACGTGCGTCACCCGCCGGAAGGAGCCGATCTACCCCGCGACGATCGTGGGGAAGCCTCCGATGGAGGACGTCTACCTCGGTAAGGCGACGGAGCGGATCTTTCTCCCCCTCCTTCGGAAGATCGTCCCCGAGGTGAGGGACATGAACCTCCCGATCGAGGGGATCTTCCACAACTACGCATTCTTCTCCATCGACAAGCGGTATCCCGGCCACGCGCGGAAGGTGATGTGCGCCGTGTGGGGGCTGGGCCTGCTCATGTTCTCCAAGTTCGTGGTGATCTTCGACTCCGACGTGAACATCCAGGACATGAGCGAAGCGCTCTGGCGGATCGGGAACAACGTCGACCCCCGGCGGGACACGATGATCGTCGACGGTCCCGTGGACGCCCTCGAGCACGCCTCCCCGATCCCGCACTACGGCTCGAAGATGGGGATCGACGCGACGCGGAAATGGGCGTCGGAAGGGTTCGCGCGCGAGTGGCCCGGGGACATCGCGATGCCCCGGGAGATCGTCGACCTCGTCACCCGCCGGTGGAAGGAGTACGGCTTCTGA
- a CDS encoding UbiA-like polyprenyltransferase, with protein sequence MEGVRLLSVLRRIGVYLEMVKVAHTVFALPFALTGMFLAARELGARNALPPARTVFYILLAMVGARTAAMGFNRLVDAEIDAKNPRTSGRAIPSGQVSRPMARVFILMSVALLTLSAAKLNELCLLLTPVLLLLLFSYSYMKRFTWASHLILGACLGAAPLAAWIAVTGTADARVLWICLAVLFWVGGFDVLYALQDIDFDRREGLHSIPRSLGVGPSLWVARAFHLAMAGFLLVGYHVFGLGGWYLAGLVLCAATLGYEHAIVRKDDLSRLNMAFFNLNGVVSIAFCLFTYLDLVLRGRP encoded by the coding sequence GTGGAAGGAGTACGGCTTCTGAGCGTCCTCCGGCGCATCGGCGTCTACCTCGAGATGGTCAAGGTGGCGCACACCGTCTTCGCGCTCCCCTTCGCCCTGACGGGGATGTTCCTCGCGGCCCGTGAGCTCGGCGCGCGGAACGCGCTCCCCCCGGCCCGCACCGTCTTCTACATCCTCCTCGCGATGGTGGGGGCGCGCACCGCCGCCATGGGATTCAATCGCCTGGTGGACGCGGAGATCGACGCGAAGAACCCCCGGACGAGCGGCCGCGCGATCCCCTCGGGGCAGGTGAGCCGGCCGATGGCGCGTGTCTTCATCCTGATGTCCGTTGCGCTGCTCACCCTTTCCGCCGCGAAGCTCAACGAGCTCTGCCTCCTGCTCACCCCGGTCCTGCTCCTGCTGCTCTTCTCCTACTCGTACATGAAGCGGTTCACCTGGGCGTCCCACCTCATCCTCGGTGCGTGCCTCGGGGCGGCGCCGCTGGCCGCGTGGATCGCCGTGACCGGGACGGCGGACGCGCGGGTGCTCTGGATCTGCCTCGCCGTCCTGTTCTGGGTGGGCGGGTTCGACGTCCTCTACGCGCTGCAGGACATCGATTTCGACCGCCGGGAGGGCCTCCACTCGATCCCGCGGTCCCTCGGGGTGGGGCCCTCGCTTTGGGTCGCCCGGGCGTTCCATCTGGCGATGGCGGGCTTCCTCCTGGTGGGGTATCATGTGTTTGGGCTGGGCGGATGGTATCTCGCGGGGCTCGTCCTGTGCGCGGCCACCCTGGGGTACGAGCACGCGATCGTCCGGAAGGACGATCTTTCGCGACTCAACATGGCGTTCTTCAACCTGAACGGGGTCGTGAGCATCGCGTTTTGCCTGTTCACCTACCTCGACCTGGTGTTGCGAGGCCGCCCATGA
- a CDS encoding flavin prenyltransferase UbiX — protein sequence MKVLLGISGASGAAYGVRTLSLLLGCGADLHVLVTKTAWGILASEVGDGKIPGGAAARRKWLARFSSSARPFRLYSEDDFGIPFASGSNAPDAMIVAPCSMGTLGRIAHGVSSSVLTRCADVALKERKPLVLVARETPLSVIHLENMLTLARAGAHVLPACPGFYHRPETVSGLVDFVVSRALSCIGVDAGVLPRWGEGKEE from the coding sequence ATGAAGGTTCTTCTCGGCATTTCGGGCGCCAGCGGCGCGGCGTACGGCGTCCGCACCCTCTCCCTGCTCCTTGGGTGCGGCGCGGACCTGCATGTCCTGGTCACGAAGACGGCGTGGGGGATCCTCGCTTCGGAGGTCGGGGACGGCAAGATCCCCGGCGGCGCGGCCGCGCGGCGGAAGTGGCTCGCGCGGTTCTCCTCCTCCGCCCGGCCGTTCCGGCTTTACTCCGAGGACGATTTCGGGATCCCGTTCGCCTCCGGTTCGAACGCGCCCGACGCGATGATCGTCGCCCCCTGTTCCATGGGGACCCTCGGGCGGATCGCCCACGGGGTGTCGTCGTCGGTGCTGACCCGGTGCGCCGACGTGGCCCTCAAGGAGCGAAAGCCCCTGGTTCTCGTGGCCCGGGAGACGCCGCTGTCAGTCATTCATCTCGAGAACATGCTTACGCTGGCCCGCGCGGGGGCGCACGTCCTTCCCGCGTGCCCGGGGTTCTACCATCGCCCGGAGACGGTCTCCGGCCTGGTCGATTTCGTCGTGTCCCGGGCGCTCTCCTGCATCGGCGTCGATGCAGGGGTCCTCCCGCGGTGGGGGGAAGGAAAGGAGGAGTGA
- a CDS encoding response regulator, translating to MKKVLVVDDEESIRELYRADLSDEGYEVELAADGRQALVLLESFRPNLVTLDIKLPDIDGIEVLRRIREKNATIPVILLTAFGEFRQDFNTWASDAYIVKSHDTAELKDTVRRLLGEE from the coding sequence ATGAAGAAGGTCCTTGTGGTGGACGACGAGGAGAGCATCCGCGAGCTGTACCGGGCGGACCTCTCCGACGAGGGGTACGAGGTGGAGCTGGCCGCGGACGGGAGGCAGGCGCTCGTTCTCCTGGAATCCTTCCGGCCGAACCTCGTGACGCTCGACATCAAGCTGCCGGACATCGACGGGATCGAGGTCCTTCGCCGGATCCGGGAGAAGAACGCCACGATCCCCGTCATCCTGCTCACGGCCTTCGGCGAGTTCCGCCAGGACTTCAACACGTGGGCCTCCGACGCCTACATCGTGAAGTCCCACGACACGGCGGAATTGAAGGATACCGTCCGCAGGCTGCTGGGGGAGGAATGA
- a CDS encoding GAF domain-containing protein has protein sequence MSVLSVLVEAMRGGRRPPPGSAKEVSLAAALTSGLYEVSQAMSSPAGDVQHSFDLITSAAASILRVERCVLLLPEPGVEHLVVRSMAGIPRGRQFEKYRQEIYKLVVVPVLSSGEGMIVSERRPAVDRARLRLMRRLEIKGFLAAPVKSPTAAIGIMAAATPLDGRDLQDGDLKLLSVLANFAAIALENAALVGRLDKKARKLTAIFEISKALNEQSEPAVLFQLIVDRATELMGASSGSIVRIDPESGMLFIEAERGLGAEVKSAIRLHLGEGITGWVAKEGEPLLVPDVRKDLRYVQANPAVMSEMAVPVKWGSEVMGVINLDHYQVRGFSEEDLELLMAFANVAAVAIRNAGTLSGWPRKAE, from the coding sequence ATGAGCGTCCTGTCCGTCCTCGTTGAAGCCATGCGCGGGGGGAGAAGGCCCCCCCCCGGCAGTGCCAAGGAGGTGTCGCTGGCCGCCGCGTTGACCTCCGGCCTGTACGAGGTGTCGCAGGCGATGAGCTCGCCCGCGGGGGACGTCCAGCACAGCTTCGACCTCATCACCTCCGCCGCCGCGTCGATCCTTCGCGTCGAGCGGTGCGTTCTCCTCCTTCCGGAGCCGGGGGTGGAGCATCTGGTGGTCCGTTCGATGGCGGGGATCCCGCGGGGGCGGCAGTTCGAGAAGTACCGGCAGGAGATCTACAAGCTGGTCGTCGTCCCGGTCCTCTCCTCCGGAGAGGGGATGATCGTTTCCGAGCGGAGACCGGCGGTCGACCGCGCCCGCCTGCGGCTGATGCGCCGCCTGGAAATCAAGGGGTTCCTCGCCGCGCCGGTGAAGAGTCCCACGGCCGCGATCGGGATCATGGCCGCGGCGACGCCGCTGGACGGGAGGGATCTGCAGGACGGGGACCTGAAGCTCCTCTCCGTCCTGGCGAACTTCGCGGCGATCGCCCTCGAGAATGCGGCGCTGGTCGGGCGCCTTGACAAGAAAGCCCGCAAGCTGACCGCGATCTTCGAGATCAGCAAGGCGCTGAACGAGCAGAGCGAACCGGCCGTCCTGTTCCAGTTGATCGTCGACCGCGCGACGGAGTTGATGGGCGCTTCCTCCGGGTCGATCGTCCGGATCGATCCCGAATCCGGGATGCTCTTCATCGAGGCGGAGCGGGGCCTGGGCGCCGAGGTGAAGAGCGCGATCCGGCTGCACCTCGGGGAGGGGATCACCGGGTGGGTCGCGAAGGAAGGGGAGCCGCTGCTCGTTCCCGACGTGCGGAAGGACCTTCGCTACGTCCAGGCGAACCCGGCGGTGATGTCCGAGATGGCCGTTCCGGTGAAATGGGGATCCGAGGTGATGGGGGTGATCAACCTCGATCATTACCAGGTCCGCGGATTTTCGGAAGAAGACCTCGAATTGCTCATGGCGTTCGCGAACGTGGCGGCGGTGGCGATACGCAACGCAGGCACCCTTTCCGGATGGCCGCGGAAAGCGGAGTAG